From one Plasmodium coatneyi strain Hackeri chromosome 9, complete sequence genomic stretch:
- a CDS encoding CAMK protein kinase: MESNGTVQEIPEKRKKRKIPNLEGPNFGSANVGANSSAANQPRNRKKIIKLKNSKIEDLFVIRNFLPICEEFLVKHYENIFSNLLRKEDEEENKTNGEGNSLHAITKGEVEQDESEVDGKAVQLKQSGDHNGGGIKQEECVRRKMKRKKRSKSVDHLETGSESVDDLGDIPTVDSEEWSSTDGSAPNRSHSNHARSNLYRKYVRHTKQCLREMDLPFDRAVLLNIVDKKDNTSKIMKIVNKKKVISAFGDTWEFMIEHILSLKEHKNLMKIYDIYDDDKNFYMIMEKLHGKELFNFLVYKKQVKESVCKYIISQILQAVNYLHYHNIIHRDIKPENLMFRNKKRKDKTYEYNYELVLIDFDTCQFVYPPRLGGFPRFYYSPGSTNLRRSASPSSSTTNGIQTDCSKLCKHRDVKKMEQKKGTSTGEIRKRCSKRFCEKSTNGRSTHERSTHERSTHERNGTPNLCHHSGRKEPRTKSSSGKKHMKLVGTYGYIAPEIIKGHNYSILSDMWSIGIIFYILMTGITPLPMCLMVNYKNTKDIILKKEKKGINFSLLSFNSYPLARDLCEKLLQFNPAERMPNSVIASHHPWLRYFNMIGRNVHLCASGREYLSPSQLSQNLLHGVPYVKNKRPRYEDRNCHVILPYHIHEQVYQKKNLPPFLSPSNEQKYYYLINQGVRNYYEVGNDILPHPGLSTSLERFPYLRGGNLRDDTPPAYNEKVIDMAYSVENDVEGKTQPVNYYQDGDSKHPPRISHQFARRHNDGEGEGMAPLRHAQKMTRGDCDDEDNHMEGDEKAESAQRRRPFRRKTGNILTNLKGKVNGATLPQSENANHGGAHPYIPTQQDLCSSDNHPLGGSFDPISVRPDGNNFVDLFEHLVEKKKRKFTMRGKPLDNLPPIENPFPMYYIPNEEPMNRTSEEVDRFPKRKEHTTSMEQKNVEYIRTKNMSEIFSSPPMCIIPQNDPMKMTHIDHGYKRAYDFPPRRHVHLPNGHLAPSHKGGKPNVILLPQPLPPSLLPLVYHHSNEGRNNTLLNDKAHLTNSSEDIVGVISSDRQSNTSYANVVANAYDPCQVTNLYEISNSLNEPQEGHKNGIHSQHDELNTNLAGITTRSKIPQKGTSRKIPQNDTKSKIIQNGTSSKITQNGTRSMFQQNRNMPPIYVNYRRAYKNNIEMVPSMFREN; the protein is encoded by the coding sequence ATGGAGAGCAACGGAACCGTCCAGGAGATCCccgaaaagaggaaaaagcgaaaaatcCCTAACCTGGAAGGGCCCAATTTTGGCAGCGCCAATGTGGGTGCCAATTCTAGTGCTGCTAACCAACCccgaaacagaaaaaaaattatcaagcTGAAAAATAGCAAGATAGAGGACCTGTTCGTTATAAGAAACTTCCTCCCCATATGTGAAGAATTTCTCGTAAAACATTATGagaatatattttctaaCTTGCTGCGAAAGGAGGATGAGGAAGAGAATAAGACAAACGGAGAGGGAAATTCCTTACATGCCATTACGAAGGGGGAAGTCGAACAAGATGAATCCGAAGTAGACGGGAAGGCAGTTCAGCTGAAACAAAGCGGTGATCATAATGGGGGAGGGATAAAGCAGGAGGAATGCGTCAGGAGaaagatgaaaaggaagaagagaagcaAAAGTGTAGACCACTTAGAAACGGGCAGCGAAAGTGTAGACGACTTGGGTGATATACCCACGGTGGACAGTGAAGAGTGGTCTTCCACAGATGGGTCCGCGCCGAACAGATCACACTCCAATCATGCCCGAAGCAACCTCTACAGAAAGTACGTTCGACACACCAAGCAGTGCCTCCGAGAAATGGACCTGCCCTTTGACAGAGCAGTCCTCCTGAACATAGTAGACAAAAAAGACAACACAagcaaaataatgaaaatagtaaataaaaaaaaagtaattagTGCATTTGGAGACACATGGGAGTTCATGATTGAGCACATCCTGTCTCTAAAGGAACACAAGAATCTCATGAAGATATACGATATATACGACGacgataaaaatttttatatgatCATGGAAAAGCTACATGGGAAGGAgctgttcaattttttggtTTACAAAAAGCAAGTCAAGGAAAGTGTGTGCAAGTATATAATTAGCCAAATATTGCAAGCTGTCAATTATCTGCACTACCATAATATTATCCACAGGGATATAAAACCGGAGAACCTTATgtttagaaataaaaaaaggaaggacaaaACGTATGAGTATAATTATGAGCTAGTTCTAATCGACTTTGATACGTGTCAGTTTGTTTATCCTCCCAGGTTGGGTGGATTTCCTCGTTTTTATTACTCCCCTGGAAGTACCAACCTACGGAGGAGCGCTTCTCCATCCTCCAGTACTACAAATGGCATACAGACAGATTGCTCCAAGTTGTGCAAACACAgagatgtaaaaaaaatggaacagaagaagggaacTTCCACTGGGGAAATTCGCAAGCGCTGCTCCAAGCGTTTCTGTGAGAAAagcacaaatggaagaagcacaCATGAACGAAGCACACATGAACGAAGCACACATGAACGAAACGGTACACCTAACCTGTGCCACCACTCCGGACGGAAAGAACCACGAACCAAATCCTCCTCAGGGAAGAAACACATGAAGCTTGTAGGCACCTACGGATACATCGCCCCGGAAATAATTAAAGGACATAATTACTCCATCCTATCAGACATGTGGTCCATAGGAATTATTTTCTACATCCTCATGACGGGCATTACCCCCTTGCCCATGTGTCTCATGGTGAACTATAAAAACACAAAAGATATTAtcctaaagaaggaaaaaaaaggcattaaTTTTAGCCTTCTCTCCTTTAATAGCTACCCATTGGCAAGAGATCTATGTGAGAAGCTATTACAGTTCAACCCCGCTGAGCGTATGCCAAACTCGGTGATTGCATCGCACCATCCCTGGTTAAGATACTTCAATATGATCGGAAGAAACGTCCACCTCTGTGCATCTGGGAGGGAGTATCTATCACCATCTCAACTCAGTCAGAACCTGCTGCATGGCGTACCTTACGTGAAGAATAAAAGACCTCGCTATGAAGACAGGAACTGCCATGTCATCCTTCCATACCACATACACGAACAAGTGTaccagaagaaaaatttacccccttttttgtctcCCTCCAATGAGCAAAAATACTACTACCTCATCAACCAGGGGGTAAGAAATTACTACGAGGTGGGAAATGACATCCTCCCACATCCAGGATTGTCTACCTCTTTGGAGAGGTTCCCATATCTGCGAGGGGGTAACCTCAGAGACGACACGCCACCTGCTTATAACGAGAAGGTCATTGATATGGCGTACTCCGTAGAAAACGACGTTGAGGGGAAAACGCAACCGGTGAATTATTACCAGGACGGGGACAGCAAACACCCCCCGAGGATATCCCACCAATTTGCCAGGAGGCACAATGACGGTGAGGGTGAGGGAATGGCACCCCTTCGACACGCACAAAAGATGACAAGGGGAGATTGTGACGATGAGGACAACCATATGGAGGGTGATGAAAAAGCGGAAAGTGCACAAAGGAGAAGACCTTTTCGCAGAAAAACgggaaatattttaacaaACTTAAAGGGGAAAGTCAATGGTGCGACTCTCCCCCAGAGTGAGAATGCCAACCATGGTGGCGCCCACCCATATATTCCTACACAACAAGATTTGTGCAGTAGTGATAACCACCCTCTTGGTGGAAGTTTTGATCCCATTTCCGTCCGCCCAGACGGCAACAACTTTGTAGACCTGTTCGAACATTtagtcgaaaaaaaaaaaagaaaattcaccATGAGAGGGAAGCCACTCGATAACCTCCCTCCAATTGAAAATCCCTTTCCCATGTACTACATACCGAATGAAGAACCAATGAATCGAACCAGCGAGGAGGTAGACAGATTTCCCAAACGAAAGGAACACACCACCAGcatggaacagaaaaatgtggaatACATACGAACGAAAAATATGtcagaaatattttcctctccCCCCATGTGCATAATCCCGCAGAATGATCCTATGAAAATGACTCACATTGACCATGGGTATAAAAGGGCATATGATTTTCCTCCACGTAGACACGTTCACCTACCAAATGGTCACCTCGCCCCTTCACACAAAGGAGGGAAACCCAATGTAATACTCCTTCCACAGCCGCtgcctccttctcttctccCCTTGGTATACCACCACTccaatgaaggaagaaacaacacTCTGTTGAATGATAAGGCACACCTAACAAACAGCAGTGAAGACATCGTTGGCGTGATCAGCAGCGATAGACAGTCTAACACGTCTTATGCGAATGTGGTGGCCAATGCATATGACCCTTGCCAAGTGACTAACCTGTACGAGATCTCCAACAGTTTGAATGAACCACAGGAGGGACACAAAAATGGTATCCACAGTCAGCACGACGAGCTTAACACCAATTTGGCAGGAATCACCACCAGAAGCAAGATCCCCCAGAAGGGTACCAGCAGGAAGATCCCCCAGAATGACACCAAAAGTAAGATCATCCAAAACGGCACCAGCAGTAAGATCACCCAGAATGGCACCAGAAGTATGTTCCAACAAAATCGTAACATGCCACCCATATATGTCAACTATCGCAGGGCCTACAAAAATAACATCGAAATGGTTCCCTCCATGTTCAGAGAAAATTAG